The genome window TGCTCACATATTTAGAAACCAATACACCATTTTCAAGGTAAAACTTCCTCGAAGTTAAATGGGTATCCTATTAAGTTTGACTCGTTGTACAAGAACTTTTCATAAGGCTGTGCTGTAGGATAAAATTGGGTTTTAACCATGCAaaatatgaaataaaattattcttataatAGTTACCTTAGGTAAAAGAAAATATACTGAAATTTACCTACATATTTTACTGCTGAGAGAACTTGTAATTTATAAGCTACAGAAGATTCCTTATATGAATTTATCTATGGTAAGTTGTCTCAAGCAGAAGTTTTGCACTGCAACAAGAAAGAGCATCAATGAACATAAATCTTATGGTATTGAgaattttcatgaattgtttgtccGCTAATTAGTACAATTAGTGATGCTTACTTGGGGATAATTGTAGTTGTAAAATTGGTTTACCTGGTGGATGAATACATAAGTTATGAATTGCTAAACTCATGAGGTATCTTCAGTATTTTGCCCCTCCTAAAGGAATGCCTCAGATGTGGCTGTGGCTAGGTTTCATTGGTGAAGTTAGAAATCAGGAACAATCTCTCCACCATAGGAAAAAAGGACAATCTTTTAGTTGAGTCCAGCAAAAATTGAAGGGATAATCAGTTTTCAATTGTCTACCTTGTTGATTAGAACTGAAGCAACAATTTATTTGTTTGGGAAATCTAGCCATCAATTTGTTGACTGCTCTTTGTGTTCCAGTCCCTGCTTGTTGTCTGCTTCTTTATTTTTAGACTTAAAAGACATTTATAGTTCTTCACAACCTTACTCTTCAAATGGTCTAAACAAGAAATAATCGTCTTAATACCCAATGCTTCTCCTATGTTAAATAAATTTGGACATGAGCCTCTATGAGTTGATAATGAAGATCTGGGAAGAAAGATTTGGTGGTAATGTTATTTGTGGAGTGTCTATGAATTGCTTTAATGCTGGTTGTGCATCCCCTGTAGATTGGAGACCTTAAAGGATTGTTTGGATTATTCATGGTCCAAATGCAACTTCTCCGAGCAAAGTTGAAAATACTGGATGTTTCGTACGGAACTGGGACAGGTACTGTTTTTCCTATGAATCTTAGAAACATACAGCTCTAATCTTCAGATGCTATGTGGATGAGGCCAAGCTTGAGCATATAATTAGTCTTGACTTTATTTGATGTCACCTGCTTCCAGCTAATACAGCTCTTGTGTACCATCATGGGAAACTTTTGGCCTTGTCAGAAGCTGATAAGCCATGTAAGTATCCTAATAACTTACTGTGTTGTTTAGATTTgcagattgataattttatgattatCTGCTTTTTTCAGAGTATTAGGATGCTTCATTTTATATTGGTGCAAGTGCATTTACCTACTCTTGTTCATATCTGTCTATTTGTTGGCTCAAGGTTTTTAATGACAATCATTGGTACATACCAACGACCAATATTTTACTAGTTTGACCAAGGTTAGAACTGGACCATATAGGTCAGGTGTGATCTTCTTTTTAATGTTTTTCAGTAACATAAATCCTTGAGTCAGAATCTGATCCTTACAATCTCATATCACCTAACTGAATGATATCTGAGTTATTTTATTCCATTCTAGATGTTGTTAGGGTTCTGGAGGATGGAGATCTGCAAACACTTGGGATGTTAGATTATGACAAGAGGTTGGCGCATTCATTTACTGCTCATCCGAAGGTTGACCCTGTCACTGGTACGAAACCAAAAATTTTGTCTGTTGCTTACATTATACTAGTAAAAGTGCTTCTTGATGTACTTTTGCTCTTTAATGCAGATGAAATGTTTACCTTTGGATATTCACATGTACCTCCCTATGTTACCTATCGAGTCATTACCAAGGACGGTGTAATGCTTGATCCGGTACCAATAACAATACCAGATCCTGTCATGATGCATGACTTTGCCATCACTGAAAACTATGCCATCTTCATGGATTTGCCTCTGTATTTCCAGCCAAAGGTACAGTAttgttatatatttaatttttcacATTTTTTAAATTAGTCATAAGATGATGCTATTCTAGCAGATGGGTTCCATGGTGATACACATTGAATTTGCTAGTGTTGAAATGGAGAGCTGTTAATGGTAGCATGCTACTAATACCTCGTATATTTTAACTGGTTACAGGAGATGGTGAAGGGAAAACTAATATTTAATTTTGATGCTACAAAGAAATCTCGTTTTGGTGTACTTCCAAGATATGCAAAGGATGAACTGCATATTAGATGGTTTGAACTTCCTAATTGTTATATATTCCATAACGGTGAGTCTCTTGTCCATTAAGGATGATCATGTCAATTTCTCTGTTAATCATCTTTGGGGTTCTTGTAGAGTAACTCGTAGTTTCTGATTATTTTATCCTGAATCTTAAGTCCCTCCTAAATCTGTTTctaaagagatttactatatcttCTTTGTTTTTAGACTTTAAGGGCTTAAACTTTTTTTATTCCACACCCTTGTTGAATAACCAGCTCATTTTGCTATGTCCAAGATCTCACTATTTTCAAAAAGTTTCAAGGATTAACATATGAACAACCGAACCATGCCTGAGCTTGGTTGGTTGTGTTtggcattttaattttctataTTTCGACATGCCCTACATGATGAGATCCTTTGTGGTACGGTGGAGTTCAGTAAATTCGAGTGATTTTGACCGACTCAAAGTAGCAAATAGCAAATTTGTAATAATGAATAGTACAATCACTTTTGGCATCTTAAAGGCAGGACATATTCTGGATGCTGATGTATAAGTGTGTCAAACTAGGTAAAGGTTTATACTTAATTTTTCCTTCTTTTGTCGAGGGATCTAAGCTTCCTGATATAATAGTAATCATGGAAAATTCCTCTTattcatttttcttctttctcgCCCTTTTCTCCCTCGTTATTCTACTGTGGATGGTCAACTTATGAGTGAGGAGATTGTGGAGTAAATTAGTGACGAGTGACTTGATGGATTTGTTGTCTTCTAAGATTTATACAAATATTTGGTGGTTGTGATACtaaaattatcattaatttttggtGGTTGTAATGGGTTTCTTTAATCAGCAAATGCCTGGGAGGAAGGTGATGAGGTTGTTCTAATCACTTGCCGTCTTCAGAATCCAGATTTGGACCAGGTCAATGGAGCTGTGAAAGATCATCTTGAGAATTTCACAAATGAATTGTATGTCTCTGAatgttttatattaaattttattatctttcTGCTCTTTAAATGCTGTTTTAATATCAGGTATGAGATGAGGTTCAATATGAAGTCTGGTGCTGCTTCACAGAAACAACTGTCAGTCTCTGCGGTCGATTTCCCTCGGATCAATGAGAGTTACACGGGCAGGTATAACTTGTTTTCTTTTACTTAGTCCATATTAAAATGTTGACTTTGAATTGGTGGGTTTAAGGTTTAgtgatgttttaaaaaaaaaatggtgttttggcctgttttgctCTATCTTTCACCAGGAAAGTGGAAGACTAATTGCCAGTACCTTTGTAGGTtcaatttttcatatataaaagaGGGGCAGTTTATTTGCCAGACATCACAGAGTAAAATTTTAAACAATAAAATTACATCTCGCACTCTATTTTGTGGTATTGCAAGTCCACCAAATCTTCTCAAGATTACATTTTGAAGTCAGCCTCAAACTCCATTAAGTACCTTAATTTTGGCTTGAAATGTAATATTTAATTACATTGCAATGTGTAATTTTTGACACATGATATCTGAAGAATTTCGCCTAGCAATTCTTGTGGTGGTGTTGACCTTCCAATGTATTGATTCATGGTTTGTGCTGAGATGCGGATGGAAATAATTGGGTGAAATTGTCCTTATATTGAAGTTTAGTTTCTCTTTGCTTTTCTTGATGCTGGAAAAATGTCACATTATTCTCTTATCAGAAATTGGTAGAGGCGCAAGGAGAAAAGGTTATAAAATGGCTAAATAAATATATCCTTGGATAAATGTTTTGGGAAGATTCTGCAAGTCATGAATAAATTGGTTTATTTTGCATATAGTCTAGGTTAACAACCTCAGAGGACTAGTGCTCTTATGTCTAAATACAGTTTTTTTCTATTGGTTCTTCCATAGTTGTCTAAATAAAGGAATTTAATATCATCTAAATCATGTTTTTAACTTTGTGATACATTCATTTGGGTTTCAGGAAGCAACGGTATGTCTATTGCACCATACTTGACAGCATTGCGAAGGTAAAGGGCATTATCAAATTTGACCTACATGCTGAACCAGAACTTGGTAAGAAGAAGTTAGAAGTTGGAGGAAATGTAAAAGGCATCTTTGATCTTGGGCCCGGAAGATATGGTTCTGAGGCAATATTTGTGCCTCACAAACCTGGTTTCTCATCAGAAGAGGATGATGGCTACCTAATATTCTTTGTACATGATGAGAACACagggtactctctctctctctctttctctctctctctttatatcaTTCAATCTTGTCACTCGGTTAATCTTACTGTAAAAATGACAAAATGGTTTTGCTGATAATATGCTCTGTTTTGCCACTGAAGGAAATCTGAAGTCAATGTAATAGATGCAAAGACGATGTCTGCTGATCCTGTTGCGGTTGTGGAGCTTCCGACCAGAGTTCCCTATGGATTCCATGCCTTCTTTGTGACTGAGGTCAGTAATGTTCTGAATAGTTGACTGCTTGTGCTTTAATGCTACTCTGAACCTTAGAATAAATCTAAATGAAGATATTATTAATCACACATGCATGATTTGCTCGTAATTGATTCAGTTAGGTTTTAGATGTGCTTCATTCTTCTGATTGCTGCTAACCTGCCACTGACCAACACCACAATTTAATTGTGATCTCTCGAACACCTTGCAGCATTTACGATATAAATCATCAGCATTCTTCGATCTACTACGAATAACATCCAATTAGTGGGACACTCCTGAATTTTCAAATCAGTTCATGCAACTTCCACCAATCGCTTCTAAGAGTTATATTTGACCTCTGAAACACTTGCATCAGTGTAGGGTTTAATCGAGAACCTACACTCTGTTCTGCACAACATATGGATTGGAATTAATAGTCACAAGCATGTGCTAGTTCTTTTAGAACATATTTTTAGATAATGTTGATCAGATCCTTGCAACTTTTATCTGATGGCTGGTATACTAAATTCTATTATAATATGCtggtgataaaatatttatttttaccttcaaattctcatATAAAATTCTCAAGTTCACCAATTTCCTTCTTTGGTGACTTGCAGGGGCAACTTCAACGACAAGTAGAGGCATAGTTAATGGATGCCAACACCCGAGAAGACCTGAGGGTTTGCATTAGAGTTCTAAGCAATCACATGGCTTTGCAAGCTGTATGTGTTCTAATCGTTACTGACCACTGTCTGTAGTCTTCAACTAATCGCACTGCGTGGTTTCATCCATCTCATTATAATCGTGTATGGTCAGTTCTACTGTCGTAGAGTGAATGCTGTGTACATGCTACAAACCTTGCATCCGTTTTCTCAATATCTGCGTTAAGTATACTGAGGCCTTCGTTTCTTTCTGAGTTATAAGATATGGGTGTTTTCCTCGGTACGGCAGAAGCCTGAGATCTGCTATGACGGAGAAAGGGAAGAAGGCCTGCTATGATGGAAGCCCGAAATCTGCTATGGCGGAGGAGGGAATAAGGCCCTCTACGATGGAAGCCCAAGATTTGTTACgacggaggagggaagaagacccTACGGAAGCCAAAGATCCACTACTACTGTGGAGGAGGGAAGAAAGCCTCTTGTGGTGGAAGCCCGAGATCCGATATGATGAAAGCTCGAGATCTACTACGACGGAGAAGGGATAAAGGCTTGCCACGACGAAAGGCTAAGATTCGTTACAGTGGAGGATTGGGCCAAATGTGCCCAAGGTGTGTTAGTCAAGAAACCGACCTTAGCTAAAATACTCACTATGGTGAATGCATCATGACAAATGTGCCTGAGGCATATGAGTCGAGAAATTCAACCCGTACTAAGATAGCTGCCACGACGAAAGCCTTGGGCTAAATGTGCTTAAGGCGTACATGTCAGGAAACCCGACCCACAGCAAGATATCAACTACGATGAAGGCATCGAGCCAAATGTGCCCAAGGCATATGAGTCAAAAAATCCAACCTGTGCTAAGGTATTTATCACGGTGAAAGCATTGGGCCAAATGTGCCCGAGGCGTGTGAGTCGGGAAACTCAACCCGTGCCAAGATATCTGCTATGGTGAAGGCATCAAGCCAAATATGCTTAAGGCATGTGAGTTAGAAAATCGAAGCCACGCCAAGGTATCTATCACGGTGGAAGCATTGGGCCAAATGTGCCCGAGGCATATGAGTCGAGAAATTTGACTCGCTCTAAGGTATTTGTCGTGGTGGAAGCTTTAGGCAACATGTGCCTGAGGTGCACAAAGTCGGGAAACCCAACTCGCGCTAAGAATCCACTATGGTAGAAGCATCGGCCAAATGCACCCGAGGCATGTGAGTCAAGAAATCTAACCTATGCCAAGGTATCCGCCACGACAAAGGCATTAGGCCAAATATGCCTGAGACATGTGAGTCAAAAAAATTGACCCACGCTAAGATATTCGCTACGATGGAAACATTATACTAAATATGCAAGGGCCATGAGTCGAGAAATTCGTTTGGCGCTAGGATATCTACTATAGTGTGAATATCAAGAAAACATGTCCCGCAAGATAAGACCTTGTACGCTCCTATGTTAAAGAGACTGAAAGGCATGTCTCAAACTCTTTTATAAGAGATTCTAAGCACGTCATTCGGGGGGGGACAATTGATAGGTAATATTTTGGTGACCAAACTAGCCTAACAATTAGCTGTCACCAGGACGCCAACGTGGGAGGTAAAGGTCGAGTCACCTCCCCACTCAATAGCGATGTGGGAGAGGTAATGACTTGTCGGCCACTAGGGGTAGTGGTCCTCGGGTGGCTGATCAAATTTGCTCCCTCTCAGTCAACCTCCATGGATGACATGTCATAGAAGGTCGTTTGGGCTTGTTGTCCCACATGGGCAAACGATAAGATGAGGGCCTTGTGACAATTGCAAATGGTCCCCTCGATTGCTCAGATATAAAAATTAGACATTGACACTTGCTCAGGGGTCAGACCTCTTTTTGAGAAAACTCCTTAACACCGCATGCAACTTCACGCAACTAACTTAAATATCGAAGGGGTCAAGTTAGGAAATCCCCCCAATGTTGACCATTGTGTAAAAACCCTAAGGTGACCAGAACCCATCTCGGGTACCCGGAGACTCCTAAAAGGACACCTTAGAGCCACCTCGAACATCTCAACGTCCTGTCAATCACCTTGTAAGACTGCCACGAGTGTCATTTGGACGATCTTGCGTTTTCATGTCAAGACCAAGTCGGTCGATGGCATCCAAGCAACAACACGGGGAAAGAAATCCAGTGTGTGCATTAAAGGCCATTCAAGGAAGATTTTGGAGTGAGAACAAAGACTTTGGGTTTTATTCGTCTGAGTTCCTCTTATGAACTGTTTCTTCACTTGTTCTTCTTTCTTAGTTACACAAGCGTTATGAGAGTGGCTGGCTGTATTCTTCATGTGGTATCTGCTTTTGACGTAAGAACTCCATGGTGGACCTCTAATGGCATGTGTTGGGCCCAAATCGGGCGGTCCATTGATAAGCTGACACGATAATGCCCAACTCGTCTTTGGAGTTCGTGTCAGTGCTCCCCGTTGGTCCTGTCCGTCCCATAAGCTCCTCTCGGTCTTTCGTCGATGGATCTACGGTGCGTGCTTCCTTCCAtagcctctgttcttccaagtataAGAAATTAAGGCGGTCATACATGGAAAGATGCGTCCGGTGGTGTAGCTTTTGGCTCGAGGTGTGGTTTTCTATCGTCTAAATTATCTGATGCCATGTCATTGTTCTGTTCGATGGAATGCCATACTGAGTTTGTAGTTTGCTTAGCCACTCCGATGTTTCCACTCAAGCATGTATCGAAGCAATTCGCAAGTTCGATACATGTGTTTCACGTTTTTTTTGGTAGAATCTTGCTCTTCGATGTCATTGATTAACTAAGCTTGACCTACAGGATTTGATGGTCATAACATTCCTCTATTTACTCTTTTGTTGCAACTTTGTCTATGATTCATGTAGCTGATGTGCTGTTTCGTTGATAGGGAATAAGGTGGCATCAGCTTTGACATGCTGACTCACCCAGCAACCTGCTGCTACATAGGCAGTGATGAGAGCACAAGGGCTCACACGCCTCCCCTTCCCTGCGGCGAGCAGCATGGAAGCAAGGAAGCCATCTTGCACCCTCTGCTAACCACGATTTCAGGAAAGGCCGTACGTCCGATCGCAAGGAGCATTGATCCCTTGACGACGAAACTCATCTCATGCCCGCAAGGAGTATTAATCCCTAATGGTGAAGCCCATCCTGGTCATCTAGCATATGGGGTCGCTGTCCGTTTATCCCACGAATGCTAACACAAACAAATGGCACCCCTACGGTCGTTTTTTATTGACGACGCATCGTAGAAAAATGTACCAACCAACTGTCAATATAAATGAGCCCCTATAGGACCATGGATTAAGAGAAGAGCCATCAACCTCTTGTCGTCGGCCACCCAAGTATGAAAGCTAGCCCCTAGAACCTGAGGGGAGGACCGAAAAAAACTTCTACAATCCTCATTCCACTACTAATTTTACCATCGAAGAGGTCAAGTCGGGGATTCCCCTGACGCTGAACGCTTGTGTAGAGATCCAGGCGAAACCAAAGCACGCCTCGATCTGTCTTTAGAACCCATAGGAATCTAATACTACCTCGGTCCGATGTAGAGTCCTCATAGCGCAAATAAGTAGAACCTTGGGATTGCATCAACTGGACTTCTCCCTACTCCAACCACCTCTCGTGACTTCCATGTGGGCTTTTAGGATGAGCTTGTGCCTTCGGGATGGAATCAAGCCGTGTCGACTCTCTAGTCAACGATATTAAAGCAAcaatattttggcgctagaaggagggcccaaatGTCACAAGAACATCCACTTGCAAACCCCATTAATAAGCCCTCAAACGAGGAAGCTTCATCGCCTACACATAGTACCTTTGGACAAGAAGGACAACTATCCTCCTCATAAGTAGATGTCTCCACCTCAGCGCCAACTCTGATACTCTATTAGCATCTATTCAATGACCTAGGACTCTCCCCTCTGAGATTGAATGAGGGGCATCTGCTCGTCCCTATTGAGGCCATCCTAAGCCTCACACATTATGTATAGACGTTAGTTGGAATGATGCAAGCTATTACTTCTCTCCTACCCCAACTGTTCCAACAGTCGACCCCACCTCCAACATTGCGATTGGCAATCTAGCCCTCACTTACTCCTGCACCTCTTGAGGCCTCCCCACAAATCCACAATCGATCCCTTAAATTGTCCTTGGTAGACTAAATTGTTGCTAGTCATATATGCTCTGTAAGCCAATTACGtaagtgataacacgtgtgacataatatgcactccttttatttattatattatttaatattttatcactttatattacgtattgcatatatatatatattatgatgtttgtggatctgtgcaatgagaatcaaatcgtgatgagatcacgataatgagatcgattcacctttaaacacaaaccctaaataatcccggtcataagttactcgagagggacaacgagataattggatagactgATGCATTGTATAttagtccatatgatggaggcgactggtctcatagctactcgtgtggggacattagggatacagtgcaggtgctcattggaaaatgagtttactaattaatccgctcacggaatgctggatggttgataatatcttattgtcagatagcgattctatCATCTCAGtagtgtatttggttcttagacttcagacactaaggatgttttgtatgagtacttcactctttgatattggatTTATAGGTATAGAAGTTCTAGATCCAACATAGTCGATCATCAgaagtgacaaccaaccttatgaggactattgagtgttgatagaggatcatccgttcTTGATgttcttgcttaggcaaatccctggccaaggttattaggattaagagagaaatagttttccgggagaatccgattagagtgagactcgagtagaaaccgtatgagcctaacagcaccatgcccggtatacgatctctatgatattatatggatgaggaattatagatatacgataactaaggacaaacaactCAAATGGATTGTATTCTGTTGTAtcttctagggactacgacgtagtggcctagtatgtccgtagtcgatgagtcgagtgaattattttggggataataattcattgagccagaaggagttttgataggtataactcacggccaacttaaagttgggcttagagggtcatacacatatggtaggtgttgcgacgagtagaggtatagatatgagatatccattgaagcccctgtcttattggatatccaataagcttatgaattattggatcctatagatgagatcagccaatgagagattattaggtagaggcccactaatttaagaggcttaggtagttggatgtagatccaatatccaatatagtatgatccattaggattaagttgacaagggaacatctataaatatgagagaaccaaagAGTTATATGtcagatttttttttactatCACCTCataatctcctctctctctctctcctcctcaactTACGACCTCTATTTGAGAGGGAGAGATGCACATTGTGAGAGACAAATAAGGCACAGGCAAGTCGAGAAACCTAACCCACACCATCACCGACTATGACAAAATATCAGACATAATGTACATAAGACAGGTAAGCCAAGAAATCTGACTCATGACTTATTATTATAAACACACCAAACGGGATACACCCATAACATAAAACCGAAGGAATCCAACCCGATTGACCCCAATGAAATAAAATGGCCGAATGACATGCCTCAAACTCCATTGTCAAAGCCTCGAGATATGCCTTCCGAGTGGATAAATGACTCACCCGAGCCTTTGTGACGGAATCAAACCTTATTGACTCTCGTTCAATTACATCGAGACAACAACATACGTGACACGTATGCCGTTTCTCTGCTTCGCGTATCCTCGTGATGGCAAGTTTAGTAATATGAAGTTGCATACTGGTGCTCAGGTGGAGGGAGCATGAGTTCACGATCGGTGCATTCAGCCACTCCGAGGAATATGTTAGATTAACAGCACTCAGTCAATCAATTGGCATCTGATGCAAATATCTTTTGTCATGCTTGCTActacattcttcttcttcttcttcttcactgttATCATTTTCTTTTGCAAGTGGCTGTTGTCTTCCATTCTGATATACTGTACACTCATGGAGAGTTACAAAGCAGACTTGTTGTTTCCCCTATCATATATAAGGCAGAAACTTGGCTTTGGTGACGTGAATGAGCACTCGAGGCCATAGGATTCCCACCGTCCTGCACTGCACTCAGCTGCCAATAATTGGAAACTACTATTAGCTTGTTGTTATTCTCTCATTTTTTAACTTGTCTAATAATTCTTTAACTATGATATATATTATCTATTAATAGTTGGAGTTTCAAATCTAAAGCTTGAGTTGATAATTAAATTGAAATAATGTTTTTTAAAGTGTCTTTAAACACTACAGTAGTATGTATTCCCGTGACTTATTTTTCCTCTCTTTGTGTGACTGACTGGATTTATGCCATCTAATTTACCAGATCCAAGTCGCCAATGATCTTCCTCCAATTTGTTCTTTATCCAATgtataattgttttttttttttgacatgctTTTCATATTTACTTGGCCCTGTAATTTATCTTTTTAGTAGACGGCATCGATACTATTTTTGTAAGaaaattgatgatattttaattatttcaatttTTTTGTGCAAATTTTTTAGCTCAAAATATATGATTAACTTGAGTTTTCAAATGCATGTCAGGTAAATATGTTATTTCCTAACCTTTTAATGATAGCTCCTATCTGTTGTTGTATTGATTTTTCTCTctgtatccatatatatatatatatatatatatatatgcttggaACAGTGCAGTATGTACAATATCATATATTTTAGAATAATATAATGTTTTTGCCACGTCTATTTCTGTGGCGTATTCAACCAAAGATTCTCAGATGGAGTATCTCTGGAATATCATATATTTTAGAATAATATAATGTTTTTGCCACGTTTATTTCTGTGGCGTATTCAACCAAAGATTCTCAGATGGAGTATCTTTGGAAGATCTCCGTACACATATTTTTTGTGGTGCGTCATGAAGAAGCCACCACGAAGGAAATCCGACCGACACCTTTCTCTGTACCTCTTGGGGTCGCTATTGCCCAGGTGACTATATAAACGGTTCCCGCTGGTTCCACTAGCTGCGCTACGCCGACGCAAACGATGGAGGCCGGCAAAGAGAACGCCATGGGTGTCAAGAAGCAGCTGCTGCAggaggaggggaagaagaagaggggcgTCGTGGCGGTGAATCCGAAGCCGAGGAAAGGACTGGTGTCCGCGACGGTGGACCTGATCGAGCGGGTAATCGTGTACCTCATGCACGATGCCAAGACGCCTCTCCAGTACCTCGCCGGCAACTTTGCCCCCGTCCGCGACGAGACCCCGCCCTTCCCCGACCTCCCCGTTCGCGGTACACTCCCCGTAAGTCCATTCCCAAACCTCGTTCGTCTTCCCTCGGTTTgttgttgttttctttttgtttcttgtcTCGATTTTCTTGGCCATTTAAATCTGCTCCATTTCTGTAAAATTCTGGTTTGGTTTTGGATTTAGAATCGGTTTGGCACGCAAAATggaatcttttcttgatcttggatGATTTTGAAAGGGAATTTTCCCTTCTTTCAGCGTAAGATTTGGTGGAGAGGACGGATATTTCTTGGTTTTGTTATGGAAAAATATCTTAATTTATTTCCTGAACGTGAAATCGAACTTATTTCTTGAAAAAACAAACCTTGCTGGTGGAAGAATGCTCTGTTTTAGGGGGGATTTCTTGATTAAATCTTGGAACCCCCTTGGTGAtgtgattaaaatattgattaaCATGAGTTCTTGGAGGGTAGATTTCTGTGAAGATTCTGAACTGTGAATGTCCTAGTTGCCAGGGATGCTTGAACGGAGAGTTTGTCAGAGTTGGATCTAATCCCAAGTTTGTTCCTGTAGCTGGATGCCACTGgtatttctcttcctcttccaaaCGATTCCTTTTTTTCTCTGAATTTATTAAACAAGTACAGAACGTTCTTGTagcttttcttgttttcttttgctTGCTTAATGGACATGAACATATCTTTCTATTTTTTAATTTTCCCTATTATTTTTGGTCATTTTTTGCTGAGATTTGTTGAATGTGCTACCAATATTTGGCACGTTCTGAGTTGTGCTCGTGTGGGCATGTGATCAGCATGTAAATTAATCCATGTCTCGTGTTGTTTTATATGTTCTTCATTAGCATAATTATAATTCAATGTTTTATATAATTTCCACCTTTTCCCCTCTGAACTCTGAAATCTTGCTTGTAATGAGTTGTTCTCGTATCCAAGTTTGGTAATACTTATAAATGCAGAAAGATGTCCATGATTTTTGGACTTTTACATTGTTTTACCATGAAATTGCTACTATATATACTAAGGACATGTCTTGTACTTCTTGTCCCGTAGCATTTTGTATATAAATGCT of Musa acuminata AAA Group cultivar baxijiao chromosome BXJ2-3, Cavendish_Baxijiao_AAA, whole genome shotgun sequence contains these proteins:
- the LOC103979882 gene encoding carotenoid 9,10(9',10')-cleavage dioxygenase, with the translated sequence MGVKEQLLQEEEEEKRGVVAVNPKPKKGLVSATVDLIERVIVYLMHDRKTPLHYLAGNFGPVRDETPPCTDLPVRGTLPECLNGEFVRVGPNPKFVPVAGYHWFDGNGMIHGMRIKDGKATYVSRYVKTSRLKQEEYFGGAKFMKIGDLKGLFGLFMVQMQLLRAKLKILDVSYGTGTANTALVYHHGKLLALSEADKPYVVRVLEDGDLQTLGMLDYDKRLAHSFTAHPKVDPVTDEMFTFGYSHVPPYVTYRVITKDGVMLDPVPITIPDPVMMHDFAITENYAIFMDLPLYFQPKEMVKGKLIFNFDATKKSRFGVLPRYAKDELHIRWFELPNCYIFHNANAWEEGDEVVLITCRLQNPDLDQVNGAVKDHLENFTNELYEMRFNMKSGAASQKQLSVSAVDFPRINESYTGRKQRYVYCTILDSIAKVKGIIKFDLHAEPELGKKKLEVGGNVKGIFDLGPGRYGSEAIFVPHKPGFSSEEDDGYLIFFVHDENTGKSEVNVIDAKTMSADPVAVVELPTRVPYGFHAFFVTEGQLQRQVEA